One genomic segment of Fusobacterium nucleatum includes these proteins:
- a CDS encoding VWA domain-containing protein, with the protein MNDDLPNPVYTYEAIVDEAGGLYQSPQPNEDNYVKKHDIWTEDVQKELKTIKPSLDENASEEEIQHLFNQFLYIAGYDYTPFETIDRFSYVIFKNDMENPFTHEKIEENMNVNVEIVLDASGSMVKKIGDKTMMEIAKESIKKVLSEMPANAKVGIRVFGHKGDNTASKKDESCGANELIYPIGDLNVEGIEKALEPIQPTGWTSIAKSIEYGVEDLKALDGEKTLNILYIITDGIETCGGNPVEIAKQLKGENTNIVLGIIGFNVDVNQNRLLKQIADAAGGYYSSVNDADKLTGELYRINELAFSDYKWEVLNDNLITRVKGRHNEILTFNKIAYGNKGISEKVDLSTAILYGGISKNDPKFAGLYVSLGKVSKRLSELSEERKNKIDAIFEEEYNKRKKESEEYIAYLESRKGEMVAYVPSTSRVSPRSAYYTGTSNKGGTREDAKKDAEKIKEEKEAAKQ; encoded by the coding sequence GTGAATGATGACTTACCAAATCCTGTTTATACTTATGAAGCAATAGTTGATGAAGCAGGAGGATTATACCAATCACCTCAACCAAATGAAGATAATTATGTAAAAAAACATGATATATGGACAGAAGATGTTCAAAAAGAGTTAAAAACAATAAAACCATCATTAGATGAAAATGCTTCTGAGGAAGAAATTCAACATTTATTTAATCAATTTTTATATATTGCAGGTTATGACTACACACCATTTGAAACAATAGATAGATTTTCTTATGTAATTTTTAAAAATGATATGGAAAATCCATTTACACATGAAAAAATTGAAGAAAATATGAATGTCAATGTAGAAATAGTTTTAGATGCATCAGGTTCAATGGTAAAGAAAATTGGAGATAAAACAATGATGGAAATTGCAAAAGAATCTATCAAAAAAGTTTTATCGGAAATGCCAGCTAATGCAAAAGTAGGAATAAGAGTGTTTGGGCATAAAGGAGATAATACAGCTTCTAAAAAAGATGAGTCATGTGGAGCAAATGAATTAATTTATCCTATTGGAGATTTGAATGTAGAAGGAATAGAAAAAGCCTTAGAACCAATACAACCAACAGGATGGACTTCTATTGCAAAATCAATTGAATATGGAGTAGAAGATTTAAAAGCCTTAGATGGAGAAAAAACACTGAATATTTTATATATAATTACAGATGGAATAGAAACTTGTGGTGGAAATCCAGTTGAAATAGCAAAACAATTAAAAGGAGAAAATACAAATATTGTTCTAGGAATAATTGGTTTTAATGTAGATGTAAACCAAAATAGATTACTAAAACAAATTGCTGATGCAGCAGGAGGATATTATTCATCAGTAAATGATGCAGATAAACTTACAGGAGAATTATATAGAATAAATGAACTTGCTTTCTCAGATTATAAATGGGAAGTCTTAAATGATAATTTGATAACTAGGGTTAAAGGAAGGCATAATGAAATTCTTACATTTAATAAGATAGCTTATGGAAATAAAGGGATTTCAGAAAAAGTAGATTTATCAACTGCTATTCTATATGGAGGTATTTCAAAAAATGATCCTAAGTTTGCTGGATTATATGTATCACTTGGAAAAGTATCAAAAAGACTTAGTGAATTAAGTGAAGAAAGAAAAAATAAAATAGATGCTATATTTGAAGAAGAATATAATAAAAGAAAAAAAGAATCAGAAGAATATATTGCTTATTTAGAAAGTAGAAAAGGTGAAATGGTTGCTTATGTGCCATCAACAAGTAGAGTAAGTCCTCGTAGTGCATATTATACAGGAACTAGTAATAAAGGTGGTACAAGAGAAGATGCAAAAAAAGATGCTGAAAAAATAAAAGAAGAAAAAGAAGCAGCTAAACAATAG
- a CDS encoding cytoplasmic protein, with the protein MRVIFNEIYIFDINLKIGYSTDFKKGINIVTSSEVDGTDRGKSVLLKSLYHALGADAHFDSKWSEKDKIYILKFQVEDKNFSIYRSQKLFKIFDKDSKLIFTTIHREELSEFLGKLFNFSIFLPNKKTEQLVLAPPVYSYLLNFLDQDKYSGTNFDSFKNLAQFSNFKLNVLYTHLGVYDKNYFELVKKKEALENEIKNKKEEIATFNKMREKTTLMLGGFSCPETNEALENELNIKSKKYSDLLNEMNLTRNTLIDLRNQLKEYEIILEQLSKFKIIQEKEINTILKSRICPECNTKLENTIEIRSKKYNYIEDVLNLKDNINIEKNLLKEKIQLNENSYSRLVTLLEKYDEEIKNNKKEIDNYIKFRGLNNLVDKINADILSEVKKENEAMELLKPIKKQLKNANEKTKKIEDSYYNMIDKLKIKFNLNELSSEDYKKLSKNFCAGGSNKPLSTVIWYLTLNVLKEKYNSNTIKFPMIFDSPNNAETDQEKKEAIVQYILDESSNFEQLIISTIGFSTDKYKVKFDLNIKVLKNEKYGLLNKESYNKNYEILRYMNDA; encoded by the coding sequence ATGAGAGTTATATTTAACGAGATTTATATTTTTGATATTAATTTAAAAATTGGGTATTCAACTGATTTTAAAAAGGGTATAAATATAGTGACATCAAGTGAAGTAGATGGAACAGATAGAGGAAAGTCTGTTTTATTAAAAAGTTTATATCATGCTTTAGGAGCAGATGCTCACTTTGATTCTAAATGGAGTGAAAAAGATAAAATATATATATTAAAGTTTCAAGTTGAAGATAAAAATTTTTCAATATATAGGTCACAAAAATTATTTAAAATATTTGATAAAGATAGTAAACTGATTTTCACAACAATTCATAGAGAAGAATTATCAGAATTTTTAGGAAAATTATTTAATTTTTCAATATTTTTACCTAATAAAAAAACAGAACAATTGGTATTGGCTCCTCCTGTATATAGTTATTTATTAAATTTTTTGGATCAAGATAAATATTCAGGAACAAATTTTGATTCATTCAAAAATCTTGCCCAATTTAGTAATTTTAAACTTAATGTTTTATACACACATTTAGGGGTTTACGATAAAAATTATTTTGAGTTAGTTAAGAAAAAAGAAGCATTAGAAAATGAAATAAAGAATAAAAAAGAAGAAATAGCAACTTTTAATAAAATGAGAGAAAAAACAACTTTAATGCTAGGAGGTTTTTCTTGTCCAGAAACAAATGAAGCATTAGAAAATGAATTAAATATTAAGTCTAAAAAGTATTCAGATTTATTAAATGAAATGAATTTAACAAGAAATACTCTTATTGATTTAAGAAATCAATTAAAGGAATATGAAATAATTCTAGAACAGTTATCTAAATTTAAAATTATTCAAGAAAAAGAGATTAATACAATTTTGAAAAGTAGAATATGCCCTGAGTGTAATACAAAACTAGAGAATACAATAGAGATAAGAAGTAAAAAATATAATTATATAGAAGATGTATTAAATTTAAAAGATAATATAAATATTGAAAAAAATTTATTGAAAGAAAAAATTCAATTAAATGAAAACTCATATTCAAGATTGGTCACATTATTAGAAAAATATGATGAGGAAATTAAAAATAATAAAAAAGAAATTGACAATTATATAAAATTTAGAGGATTGAATAATTTGGTTGATAAGATAAATGCTGACATTTTATCCGAAGTGAAAAAAGAAAATGAGGCTATGGAATTATTAAAACCAATAAAAAAACAATTAAAAAATGCAAATGAAAAAACTAAGAAAATTGAAGATAGTTACTATAATATGATAGATAAATTAAAAATTAAATTTAATTTAAATGAACTATCCTCCGAAGATTATAAAAAACTATCTAAAAATTTTTGTGCAGGTGGAAGTAATAAACCACTATCAACAGTTATATGGTATTTAACTCTTAATGTATTAAAGGAAAAATATAACTCAAATACTATAAAATTTCCAATGATTTTTGATAGTCCTAATAATGCAGAAACTGATCAAGAAAAGAAAGAAGCAATAGTTCAATATATTTTAGATGAATCAAGTAATTTTGAACAATTAATTATTTCAACAATAGGATTTTCAACAGATAAGTATAAAGTAAAATTCGATCTTAATATCAAAGTTTTAAAAAATGAAAAATATGGGTTACTGAATAAAGAATCATATAATAAAAATTATGAAATATTAAGATATATGAATGATGCATAA
- a CDS encoding DUF4297 domain-containing protein gives MDRSQYYMNLPKDLSGSITKNRFRLELLWGISKVIDIHKEGKDYTIIFDFKCDIEIHRDNELFFYQIKTKKTGSYNEKDLCNKKNKEKNSILGKLYALYSPEHDVKLAIVCNKQLKIKRKDIDFSEQCFAKLDQGIIDYIKKELCKELNLKTINLNNVFYIFDNMDLLNPENAIRGKLIKSFEEIEGEEPQNPNALYRLVYDTVKDKASYELDLDKYENVIKEKGITRVEFEKILNAHKKDSKNGINETKEYINKLPLNKSRKYNMALGNLFAIKKTKLLESLKIKIYKYIEEHENDFVNIDKSIFLLSKQFDREFSKEFTNEMKIVQYILIYHIYASGGEL, from the coding sequence ATGGATAGAAGTCAATATTATATGAATTTGCCTAAAGATTTATCAGGAAGTATAACAAAAAATCGTTTTAGATTGGAGTTACTTTGGGGGATTAGTAAAGTAATAGATATACATAAAGAGGGGAAAGATTATACAATTATTTTTGATTTTAAATGTGATATAGAAATACATAGAGATAATGAATTATTCTTTTATCAAATTAAAACAAAAAAGACAGGTTCTTATAATGAAAAGGATTTGTGCAATAAGAAAAATAAAGAAAAAAATTCTATTTTAGGAAAATTATATGCACTCTATTCCCCTGAACATGATGTAAAATTAGCAATTGTTTGCAATAAGCAGCTTAAAATTAAAAGAAAAGATATAGATTTTTCTGAACAGTGTTTTGCTAAATTAGATCAAGGAATAATAGATTATATAAAAAAAGAATTATGTAAAGAGCTTAATTTAAAAACAATAAACTTAAATAATGTTTTTTATATTTTTGATAATATGGATTTATTAAATCCTGAAAATGCAATTAGAGGGAAATTAATTAAATCTTTTGAAGAAATTGAAGGTGAAGAACCACAAAATCCTAATGCATTATATAGGTTAGTTTATGATACTGTTAAAGATAAAGCTTCTTATGAATTAGATTTAGATAAATATGAAAATGTTATAAAAGAAAAAGGAATTACAAGAGTAGAATTTGAGAAGATTTTGAATGCACATAAAAAAGATTCAAAAAATGGTATAAACGAAACTAAAGAATATATAAATAAATTACCCCTTAATAAAAGTCGAAAATATAATATGGCATTAGGAAATTTATTTGCAATAAAAAAAACAAAACTTTTAGAATCATTAAAAATAAAAATTTATAAATATATAGAAGAACATGAAAATGATTTCGTTAATATAGATAAAAGTATTTTCCTGTTATCCAAACAATTTGATAGAGAATTTAGCAAAGAATTTACTAATGAAATGAAAATAGTTCAATATATATTGATTTATCATATATATGCATCTGGGGGAGAATTATAA
- a CDS encoding DNA-processing protein DprA: MYSKEELLIFSFINSNYDISIQNLTYKIFNFSNKENINFFKLNRIEKIEFLKSFFSEDNIEKILSVFDKLNLYKIEIEKIIKNCEEKNIKIFYYSYENYPKNLMDIKESPYVIFVKGNLPSNKELEKSFAIVGTRKPSKEGIDFARDIGQYLSQNSIYNISGLALGIDTEGHNMSLQKTGAILGQGLDLAIYPRENIKLAEKILENKGFLLSELIPQTEISLFSLIKRDRLQSALTSGIVIAETGIKGGTVNTFKYAREQKKKIFVSEINKEFIEKYRKDLIVIKNSLDFEKKLKNNLEQKNLF; the protein is encoded by the coding sequence ATGTATAGCAAAGAAGAACTTTTAATCTTTTCATTTATAAACTCAAACTATGATATAAGCATACAAAACTTAACTTACAAAATTTTTAATTTTTCAAATAAAGAAAATATAAATTTTTTTAAATTGAATAGAATAGAAAAAATTGAATTTTTAAAATCTTTTTTTAGTGAAGATAATATAGAAAAAATTTTATCTGTTTTTGATAAACTTAATCTATATAAAATTGAAATAGAAAAAATAATTAAAAATTGTGAAGAAAAAAATATTAAAATCTTTTATTATTCTTATGAAAATTATCCTAAAAATCTAATGGATATAAAAGAAAGTCCTTATGTAATTTTTGTAAAAGGAAATTTACCTTCAAATAAAGAATTAGAAAAATCTTTTGCAATAGTTGGAACTAGAAAACCAAGTAAAGAAGGAATAGATTTTGCCAGAGATATAGGACAATATTTATCTCAAAATAGTATTTACAATATTAGTGGCTTAGCCTTAGGGATAGATACAGAAGGACATAATATGTCGCTACAAAAAACAGGAGCAATCTTAGGACAAGGTTTAGATTTAGCAATTTATCCTAGAGAAAATATTAAATTAGCAGAGAAGATTTTAGAAAATAAAGGTTTTTTATTATCTGAATTAATACCTCAAACGGAAATTTCTTTATTTTCACTGATTAAAAGAGACAGATTGCAGTCGGCTTTAACTTCTGGAATTGTAATAGCTGAAACAGGCATAAAAGGTGGGACAGTAAATACTTTTAAATATGCAAGAGAACAGAAAAAGAAAATATTTGTATCTGAGATAAATAAAGAGTTCATAGAAAAATATAGAAAAGATTTAATTGTTATAAAAAATAGCTTAGATTTTGAAAAGAAATTAAAAAATAATTTAGAACAAAAAAATCTTTTTTAA
- a CDS encoding acetoin ABC transporter permease, giving the protein MLTYISALFITFTFILLPAFLVLLNKSYDDYYFKNVEGRKVLLNSKEKSNIKINYDYVYKNYNNTFRILKNYFIFLFILFLAFLIYNSFSYYKIINSIIENLFGIILIFTVLTIGILILINKISTTFYFVDTENNKILYRQILFGNFKKVNGKITYKYYNNKYKMIIKIKFRAGIPINIELKMTKDLIIKFTIYEIINNNFNVEFITLVNKKLTFLKGKVLMEFPKCLYGNYSNESERFLQIKKNIFNISCKLREYTNFFSIYSNNIFHGSTGIEDFFYTSIIKGNTENYFKNGNLREKREFKNKNNYIIHESFYENGNLWYKYYPETHEEKFFYTTGELEKRITTNQDITIFRIYYKNGKLKEKKELKQGNGVFKTYSENGVLQESGEYKAWKKNGSFKKFYQSGKLQEIGKYEDEYIRGYIERFYENGNIKEKGEIYEFDKQFQNSDPEFKKMGKFECFYENGNIKERGVYDWYGKKGGLFEYFSKNGKLIKKENYKDGELI; this is encoded by the coding sequence ATGTTAACATATATTTCAGCTTTATTTATTACTTTTACTTTTATTCTTTTACCAGCTTTTTTAGTATTATTAAATAAAAGTTATGATGATTATTATTTTAAAAATGTAGAAGGTAGGAAAGTTTTACTTAATTCAAAAGAAAAAAGTAATATAAAAATAAATTATGATTATGTATATAAAAATTATAATAATACTTTTAGAATTTTAAAAAATTATTTTATATTCTTATTTATCTTATTTTTAGCTTTTTTAATTTATAATTCATTCTCCTATTATAAAATCATAAATTCTATAATAGAAAATCTATTTGGTATTATTCTTATTTTTACAGTTCTTACAATTGGGATATTAATTTTAATAAATAAAATCAGTACAACATTTTATTTTGTTGATACAGAAAATAATAAAATCCTGTATAGACAGATTTTATTTGGAAATTTTAAAAAAGTAAATGGAAAAATAACTTATAAATATTATAACAATAAATATAAAATGATTATAAAAATTAAATTTAGAGCGGGGATTCCCATAAATATTGAATTAAAAATGACAAAAGACCTTATAATAAAGTTTACAATATATGAAATAATTAATAATAATTTTAATGTTGAATTTATTACACTTGTTAATAAGAAATTAACTTTTTTAAAAGGAAAAGTATTAATGGAATTTCCAAAATGTTTATATGGAAATTATTCTAATGAGAGTGAAAGATTTCTTCAAATAAAAAAAAATATTTTTAATATTTCTTGTAAATTAAGAGAATATACTAATTTTTTTAGTATATATTCTAATAATATTTTTCATGGTTCAACTGGTATTGAAGACTTTTTTTATACTTCTATTATAAAGGGAAATACGGAAAATTATTTTAAAAATGGAAATTTAAGAGAAAAAAGAGAATTTAAAAATAAAAATAATTATATAATCCATGAAAGTTTTTATGAAAATGGAAATCTATGGTATAAATATTATCCTGAAACACATGAAGAAAAATTTTTTTATACAACAGGAGAATTAGAAAAAAGAATCACTACTAATCAAGATATAACAATATTTAGAATATATTATAAAAATGGTAAATTAAAAGAAAAAAAAGAATTAAAACAAGGAAATGGAGTTTTTAAGACTTACTCTGAAAATGGTGTATTACAAGAAAGTGGAGAATATAAAGCTTGGAAAAAAAATGGAAGTTTTAAAAAATTTTATCAAAGTGGGAAATTACAAGAAATTGGAAAATATGAAGATGAATATATAAGAGGATATATTGAAAGATTTTATGAAAACGGAAATATAAAAGAAAAAGGAGAGATATACGAATTTGATAAACAATTTCAGAATAGTGATCCAGAATTTAAGAAAATGGGAAAATTTGAATGTTTTTATGAAAATGGAAATATAAAAGAAAGAGGAGTATATGACTGGTATGGAAAGAAAGGTGGCTTATTTGAATATTTTTCAAAGAATGGAAAATTAATAAAGAAAGAAAATTATAAAGATGGAGAGTTAATATGA
- a CDS encoding MnmA/TRMU family protein, whose protein sequence is MKEKIKALALFSGGLDSALAIKVVQEQGIEVIALNFVSHFFGGKNEKAESMAKQLGIKLEYIDFKKRHILVVEDPVYGRGKNMNPCIDCHSLMFKIAGELLEEYGASFVISGEVLGQRPMSQNSQALERVKKLSGMEDLVLRPLSAKLLPPSKAEIEGWVDREKLLDINGRSRQRQMELMEFYGLVEYPSPGGGCLLTDPGYSSRLKVLEDDGLLKDDHYWLFKLIKEARFFRFSQARYLFVGRNKESNDKIDEFRKEKNLDFYIQSSEVPGPHIIANTNLTDEEIDFAKKLFSRYSKVKGNEKVILNNSGNLEEVDVLDLEKLDEEIKKYQQF, encoded by the coding sequence TTGAAGGAGAAAATTAAAGCTCTGGCTTTATTTTCTGGTGGTTTAGATAGTGCTTTAGCTATAAAAGTGGTACAAGAACAAGGAATAGAAGTTATTGCTTTGAATTTTGTATCACATTTTTTTGGTGGAAAAAATGAAAAAGCTGAAAGTATGGCAAAACAATTAGGAATTAAACTGGAATATATTGATTTCAAAAAAAGACATATTCTTGTAGTTGAAGACCCTGTCTATGGTAGAGGAAAAAATATGAATCCTTGTATAGATTGCCATTCGCTTATGTTTAAAATTGCAGGAGAATTGTTGGAGGAATATGGTGCAAGTTTTGTTATATCAGGAGAAGTTTTAGGACAAAGACCTATGTCACAAAATTCACAAGCCTTGGAGAGAGTAAAAAAATTATCAGGTATGGAAGACTTGGTTTTAAGACCATTATCAGCTAAACTTTTGCCTCCTAGTAAGGCTGAAATTGAAGGTTGGGTTGATAGAGAAAAACTTTTAGATATAAATGGTCGTTCAAGACAAAGACAAATGGAATTAATGGAATTTTATGGACTTGTTGAATATCCTAGCCCGGGTGGAGGTTGTTTACTTACTGACCCAGGATATTCAAGTAGACTTAAAGTTTTAGAAGATGATGGACTTCTTAAAGATGACCATTATTGGCTTTTTAAACTTATAAAGGAAGCTAGATTTTTCAGATTTTCACAAGCAAGATATTTATTTGTTGGTAGAAATAAAGAATCTAATGATAAAATTGATGAGTTTAGAAAAGAAAAGAATTTAGATTTTTATATACAAAGTTCAGAAGTTCCAGGACCTCATATAATTGCAAATACAAATTTAACTGATGAAGAAATAGATTTTGCAAAAAAACTATTTTCAAGATATTCTAAGGTTAAAGGAAATGAAAAAGTTATTTTAAATAATTCTGGAAACTTAGAAGAAGTTGATGTCCTTGATTTAGAAAAATTAGATGAAGAAATAAAAAAATATCAACAATTTTAA
- a CDS encoding cell division protein SepF — MGLLKDIKELVGINTGDDEEDIEEMEQEQTSKALSKRQKMEEEVDEFRYEDYSTIFIDPKQFEDCKKIATYIEKEKMITINLENIGPNVAQRIMDFLAGAMEIKNASFAQIAKHVYTIVPENMKVYYEGKRREKKLIDLEKGERFEGEN; from the coding sequence ATGGGACTTTTAAAAGACATAAAAGAATTGGTGGGTATTAATACTGGCGATGATGAAGAAGATATAGAAGAAATGGAACAAGAACAAACTTCAAAAGCTCTTTCAAAAAGGCAAAAGATGGAAGAAGAAGTTGATGAGTTTAGATATGAAGATTATAGTACAATTTTTATTGACCCAAAACAATTTGAAGATTGTAAAAAAATTGCTACCTATATAGAAAAAGAAAAAATGATTACAATCAACTTAGAGAATATTGGACCAAATGTAGCTCAAAGAATAATGGACTTCTTAGCAGGTGCTATGGAAATTAAAAATGCAAGTTTTGCACAAATAGCAAAACATGTTTATACAATAGTTCCTGAAAATATGAAAGTTTATTATGAAGGAAAAAGAAGAGAAAAGAAACTTATTGATTTAGAAAAAGGTGAAAGATTTGAAGGAGAAAATTAA
- a CDS encoding YggS family pyridoxal phosphate-dependent enzyme: MSIKTNIEEILEDIKKYSPYPEKVKLVAVTKYSSVEDIEEFLETGQNICGENKVQVIKDKIEYFKEKNKKIKWHFIGNLQKNKVKYIIDDVDLIHSVNKLSLAQEINKKAEQSSKIMDVLLEINVYGEESKQGYSLDELKCDIMGLQNLKNLNIIGVMTMAPFTDDEKILRMVFSELRKIRDELNKEYFNNNLTELSMGMSNDYKIALQEGSTFIRVGTKIFK, translated from the coding sequence ATGAGTATAAAAACAAATATTGAAGAAATCTTAGAGGATATAAAAAAATATTCTCCTTATCCAGAAAAAGTAAAACTTGTTGCTGTTACAAAATATTCATCTGTTGAAGATATTGAAGAATTTTTAGAAACAGGACAAAATATTTGTGGAGAAAATAAAGTTCAAGTTATAAAAGATAAAATAGAATATTTTAAAGAAAAAAATAAAAAAATTAAATGGCATTTTATTGGAAATCTTCAAAAAAATAAAGTCAAATATATTATAGATGATGTGGATTTGATTCACTCTGTCAATAAATTAAGTTTGGCACAAGAAATAAATAAAAAAGCAGAGCAATCCTCAAAAATTATGGATGTTCTATTAGAAATAAATGTTTATGGTGAAGAAAGTAAACAAGGTTATTCACTAGATGAGCTAAAATGTGATATAATGGGATTGCAAAATTTAAAAAATTTGAATATAATAGGAGTAATGACTATGGCTCCCTTTACAGATGATGAAAAAATATTGAGAATGGTTTTTTCAGAACTTAGGAAGATTAGAGATGAATTGAATAAAGAATATTTCAATAATAATCTTACTGAACTTTCAATGGGAATGTCTAATGATTATAAAATAGCTCTACAAGAAGGTAGTACTTTTATAAGAGTTGGAACAAAAATTTTTAAATAA
- the hemW gene encoding radical SAM family heme chaperone HemW, whose protein sequence is MLKIYNTYIHIPFCERKCNYCDFTSLKGTDSQIEKYVNYLLKEIEIYSKEYDLSEKQDTIYFGGGTPSLLPINSLEKILSKFSYDKNTEITIEVNPKTVGTNKLKEYRKLGINRLSIGIQTFNDDDLKVLGRIHNSEEAIEVYNLAKECGFDNISLDIMFSLPNQTLSMLQNDLEKLVSLNPNHISIYSLIWEEGTKFFRDLKSGKLKETDNDLEASMYEYIIEFLKSKDYIHYEISNFSKKGFEARHNSVYWENKQYLGVGLSAAGYLDDVRYKNFFNLKDYYNNLDKNILPIDEKEILTEEDIEQYRYLVGFRLLNKIIIPSEKYLERCIFLYKEGYLIEKENGYILSHKGLMLFNDFISNFIDI, encoded by the coding sequence ATGCTGAAAATCTATAATACATATATACATATCCCTTTTTGTGAAAGAAAATGTAACTATTGTGATTTCACTTCATTAAAAGGGACTGATAGTCAAATTGAAAAATATGTAAATTATCTTTTAAAAGAAATAGAAATTTACAGTAAAGAATATGATTTATCAGAGAAACAAGATACAATATACTTTGGTGGAGGGACACCTTCCCTCCTACCAATAAATAGCTTGGAAAAAATTTTATCTAAGTTTTCTTATGATAAAAATACTGAAATTACTATTGAGGTCAATCCTAAAACAGTTGGTACTAATAAATTAAAAGAATATAGAAAGTTGGGAATTAATAGATTAAGCATAGGAATCCAGACTTTTAATGATGATGATTTAAAAGTTCTGGGTAGAATACACAATTCAGAAGAAGCTATTGAAGTATATAATTTAGCAAAAGAATGTGGATTTGATAATATCAGTTTAGATATTATGTTTTCTTTGCCTAATCAAACTTTATCTATGCTTCAAAATGATTTAGAAAAGTTAGTTAGCTTAAATCCTAATCATATATCAATTTATTCTTTGATTTGGGAAGAAGGAACTAAGTTTTTTAGAGATTTAAAATCTGGAAAGCTAAAAGAAACTGATAATGATTTAGAAGCCAGTATGTATGAATATATAATTGAATTTTTAAAGTCAAAAGACTATATTCATTATGAAATTTCAAACTTTTCTAAAAAAGGCTTTGAGGCAAGGCATAACTCTGTATATTGGGAGAATAAACAATATTTAGGTGTAGGTCTATCAGCTGCTGGATATTTAGATGATGTTAGGTATAAGAATTTCTTTAATTTAAAAGATTATTATAATAATTTAGATAAAAATATTTTACCTATTGATGAAAAAGAAATTCTTACAGAAGAGGATATTGAACAATATAGATATTTAGTTGGTTTCAGACTTTTAAATAAGATTATTATTCCTAGTGAAAAATATTTAGAAAGATGTATATTTTTGTATAAAGAGGGATATTTAATAGAAAAAGAAAATGGATATATTTTAAGCCATAAAGGGTTAATGTTATTTAATGATTTTATTTCAAATTTTATAGATATATAA